GGCCACGCTGGCGATGTGCGGGAAGATGTTCACCCGGAGGAAATCGGCAACGGTGCCGCCCGAGGTCATCATGGAGAACGCACGGTCGGTGCTTTTCACCAGCGTATGCGCGAAGCCGCGGCGCTCCTTGTCGAAGGTGTCGAGCAAGGCATCCGGCGCCTCATCGCGCAACACGGCCGCCAGCTTCCAGGCCAGGTTGATCGCATCGAGGATGCCAGTGTTCATGCCCTGCCCGCCCGCCGGGCTGTGCACGTGGCCGGCATCGCCCAGGATCAGCACGCGATCGCGACGGAAGGTATCGGCCACGCGGTGGTGCACACGGTAACTGGAAAACCAGGTCACTTCATCGACGGTGACATCGAGCCGCTTGATCGCGTCCTGGTGGATATCCGCGAAGGTGAGTTCTTCGGCACGTTCCGCACGCGCATCATCGATCGAACCGATCAGGCGCGAGCGGCCTTCCGTGCCGTACGGAAGTACCAGCACGAAATCGCCATGCTCAATCGATACGTGGCCCTCCTCGGGGCGTTGCAGCCCACTGAGCTTCACGTCCGCCACGTAGAACACCGAGCGATACGTGCCACCCTCGAAGCCGAGTTTCAGCTGCTCGCGCACGGTGGAACGTGCTCCATCACACGCGGCGAGGTAGCGACTGGTGAAGGTCTCCTCGCCGCCATCCGCGCGCCGGATGCGTGATGTCACCGCATCATCATTCTGATCGAACGAGAGCAACTCGGTGCCTCGCTCGATCGTCGCCCCCATGGCCGCCAGCCGGTCACCGAGCGTGCGCTCATGGTGGTCCTGCGGGTAGACCAGCGGGTACGGATACGGGGAAATGTCTTTACCGGCATCGCCGAAGATCAGCCGCGCGGCCGGCTTGCCGCGCGTCCACATGTTGATCGCGGCCATGTGGTGCCCCTGGGCGATCAACGTGTCGGCCAGGTCGAGCTGCCGGTACAGCTCGAGCGTACGGGCCTGGACCACCATGGCCCGCGAGGTATCGCCCGGCCCCGCCTTCTTGTCGATGATGCGGACCTTGATGCCCTGGGCGGTAAGCCAGAGGGCGAGGACCAGTCCAGTGGGGCCGGCACCTACGATCAGTACGTCGTTCATGCTGGGGCACCTCGGTCGGCGACGTTGGGATTTCGCCGAATGTGCGCCGAAACACGGGGCGTGTCGAGCGCCCCGGGCTCGCGCGCAAGCGCGCTCCTACAGGGTGGATTCGAGATTGCTAAGGATGGTTTGCCAGCCTTGGGTGCTGGGTTTGAGCCACTGTTCCTGCACTTCATGGGTGAGGGTCAGGTTGCAGCCACCAGGTACGGCCGCGATGTGGATCTGGACGTGTACCGAACCGGGGTCATACATCGGCACAGCGAAGCTGAAGGCAAGGTCGTGGGGCGGATCGATGCGCTCGTAGATGCCGGTGTGCAGCACGTTCACATTTTCGCGGCGTTCAACGATGCGGTAGCTGCCACCAACCTGCGGATGAAGTGCCACCTCGACCATCTCGCCATCGGGCGTCGCAAAGAGCCACTGGCCGACCGTATCCTGGTCAAGCCACGCGTCGAATACGCGCTCCGCCGGGTACGGAAAGTAGTGCGTGACGGTGACGCGGGCCATGGCGGGATCCTGGGCACGGAACGGCGCTCGTACCGTCGCCGATTTTTGCTTACGAAACAATCGCCATGGCCTGCAATTGTGCTGGCAGGGGCCGCCAACGGCTGCTGGCGGCAAGTGCGACCCCATAAGTAGTTCTACGAAGCGCGTCTCACCTGATTTTCGCTTGTCGCACCCCGCCGCTCTTCTGATGCTGGCAGCCACTCCGAAACGGATGGACTCGCGACCATGTCCGCCTCCAAGACTGCCAAGGCCTCCAAACCCAATATCCTCATCATCTGGGGCGATGACATAGGCATCGCCAACCTGAGCTGCTACTCCGGCGGCCTGATGGGCTACGAGACACCGAACATCGACCGGCTGGCGACCGAGGGCCTGCGCTTCCTGCACTACTACGGCGAGCAATCGTGTACGGCGGGCCGCGCGGCGTTCCTTACCGGCCAGCACG
Above is a genomic segment from Luteibacter aegosomatissinici containing:
- a CDS encoding SRPBCC family protein, with the translated sequence MARVTVTHYFPYPAERVFDAWLDQDTVGQWLFATPDGEMVEVALHPQVGGSYRIVERRENVNVLHTGIYERIDPPHDLAFSFAVPMYDPGSVHVQIHIAAVPGGCNLTLTHEVQEQWLKPSTQGWQTILSNLESTL
- a CDS encoding FAD-dependent monooxygenase; this translates as MNDVLIVGAGPTGLVLALWLTAQGIKVRIIDKKAGPGDTSRAMVVQARTLELYRQLDLADTLIAQGHHMAAINMWTRGKPAARLIFGDAGKDISPYPYPLVYPQDHHERTLGDRLAAMGATIERGTELLSFDQNDDAVTSRIRRADGGEETFTSRYLAACDGARSTVREQLKLGFEGGTYRSVFYVADVKLSGLQRPEEGHVSIEHGDFVLVLPYGTEGRSRLIGSIDDARAERAEELTFADIHQDAIKRLDVTVDEVTWFSSYRVHHRVADTFRRDRVLILGDAGHVHSPAGGQGMNTGILDAINLAWKLAAVLRDEAPDALLDTFDKERRGFAHTLVKSTDRAFSMMTSGGTVADFLRVNIFPHIASVAFKVEAAREAMFRLISQTSLVYYDSALSEGEAGEVKGGDRLPWVRTAGGDNFEPLPSIGWQVHVYGTPRPELRAWCLHRGVALRDFAWEPSYAKAGLAEGAAYLLRPDTWVAVADAEGKVESLEAYFAQRQLKPRRAAPVT